The Paenibacillus sophorae genome has a segment encoding these proteins:
- a CDS encoding PspC domain-containing protein has translation MKKLYRSERDKKISGLCGGLAEWLGIDSTLIRLVAVIVALCSVGTFILFYLIASLIVPSDRNGGFMDGHHYY, from the coding sequence ATGAAAAAACTTTACCGTTCCGAAAGAGACAAGAAAATCAGCGGCCTGTGCGGAGGGTTGGCTGAGTGGCTGGGCATCGACTCCACCCTTATTCGGCTGGTCGCCGTAATCGTCGCTTTATGCAGCGTCGGCACGTTTATTCTTTTTTATCTGATCGCCAGCCTCATCGTTCCAAGCGACCGGAACGGGGGCTTCATGGATGGACATCATTATTACTAA
- a CDS encoding PspA/IM30 family protein, whose protein sequence is MSILQRIATLTKAALHEGLNRLEDPVMMTGQYLRDLEDKIAEAEQRSRDLQAAARLLERRLKEYRMLAELSEGDALKALESGDEARAQQAVTAKLTYTESEQECAAGLEETRQVLAGLGYEIAAAKEERVRLKAKRAELAERAERLRKVPDNVTPAPSRAAFSGLNTHSAARGFERMEDKIQEWEARQTLPGRYVSPAAGTEGSTANARVKEQAAAELERLR, encoded by the coding sequence ATGAGCATATTGCAGAGAATTGCGACTTTAACGAAGGCTGCCTTGCATGAGGGCCTGAACCGGCTGGAGGACCCGGTCATGATGACCGGACAATATTTGCGCGACCTTGAAGACAAGATCGCCGAGGCGGAGCAGCGCAGCCGCGATTTACAGGCGGCGGCCAGACTGCTGGAGCGCCGGCTGAAAGAATACCGCATGCTGGCGGAGCTTAGCGAAGGCGATGCCCTAAAGGCTCTGGAGAGCGGCGACGAAGCTAGAGCGCAGCAGGCCGTAACTGCCAAGCTCACCTATACGGAGAGCGAGCAGGAATGCGCCGCCGGTCTGGAGGAGACCCGGCAGGTGCTGGCCGGACTCGGATACGAGATCGCCGCAGCCAAGGAAGAGCGGGTCCGGCTGAAAGCCAAAAGGGCCGAGCTTGCTGAACGTGCCGAGCGTCTCCGCAAAGTTCCAGATAACGTCACCCCCGCCCCTTCCCGCGCCGCCTTCTCCGGCCTGAATACACATTCCGCCGCCCGGGGATTCGAGCGAATGGAAGATAAAATCCAGGAATGGGAAGCGAGACAGACGCTACCGGGCCGGTATGTGTCTCCGGCTGCCGGCACAGAAGGCAGCACCGCAAACGCTCGTGTGAAGGAACAAGCCGCGGCCGAGCTGGAACGCCTGCGCTAG
- a CDS encoding ABC transporter substrate-binding protein — protein sequence MKRSFIISCVLVLMCCLLAACGANSNSGANTGADAAGTGGSNAQKEVTIKLYQQKVEIAEQLKVLKDEYEKTHPGVKIEIESVLSSQYGTKLKAKLAANEMPDIFNNGGFSDMDVWADHLEDLTDQPWVSDAVESAKVPMMKDGKLYGFPLSLEGSGLVYNKDMFAKAGITELPKTLSELEEVSKKLKAQGYTPFVNDYASVWDLGITIFDSFMAKVPDTDKFIADLNSGAATFAGNDVFKGLPKYLDIAMKNGNPNPLTTDYNTSMTMFATGQGAMIPAGNWIQPLIDKINPNIQAGLMPMPVSDDADFNKNAVYTSPTVWVVNKNSPVKEQAKEFLNWLVTSDIGKQYVAKEFNLIPAFKSIKADSADVGSIGAGLTKFSEEGNSLPMQASKMPEGLYTEIAQSMQKYVAGKSTPDQMLAEFQASWNKLKK from the coding sequence ATGAAGCGTTCATTTATCATTTCATGCGTCCTAGTGTTGATGTGTTGCCTGTTGGCTGCTTGCGGGGCCAATTCAAACAGCGGGGCCAATACCGGCGCCGATGCTGCCGGAACCGGAGGATCGAACGCTCAAAAAGAAGTTACGATTAAGCTGTACCAGCAGAAGGTGGAAATTGCCGAGCAGCTTAAAGTATTGAAGGACGAGTATGAGAAAACCCATCCTGGTGTCAAGATTGAAATTGAGTCTGTTCTGTCCAGCCAATATGGCACTAAGCTGAAAGCGAAGCTGGCGGCGAATGAAATGCCGGATATCTTTAATAACGGCGGATTCAGCGACATGGATGTGTGGGCCGACCATCTCGAGGATCTGACGGATCAGCCTTGGGTGAGCGATGCTGTTGAGTCAGCCAAGGTGCCGATGATGAAAGACGGCAAGCTGTATGGCTTCCCGTTGTCACTGGAAGGATCAGGGCTTGTCTACAATAAAGATATGTTCGCCAAAGCCGGAATTACCGAGCTCCCGAAGACACTGTCCGAACTGGAAGAAGTGAGCAAAAAGCTTAAAGCGCAAGGCTATACGCCGTTTGTAAATGACTATGCAAGCGTATGGGATTTGGGGATTACGATATTTGATTCCTTTATGGCGAAGGTGCCGGATACGGATAAATTTATCGCGGACCTGAATAGCGGGGCGGCAACGTTTGCAGGCAACGATGTGTTCAAAGGGCTGCCGAAATATCTCGATATTGCTATGAAGAACGGCAATCCTAATCCATTGACCACGGACTACAACACGTCGATGACCATGTTTGCCACCGGCCAGGGAGCCATGATCCCGGCGGGAAACTGGATTCAACCGCTTATTGATAAAATCAATCCGAATATCCAGGCCGGACTTATGCCGATGCCGGTCAGCGATGATGCGGATTTTAACAAAAACGCGGTGTATACTTCGCCTACCGTTTGGGTAGTGAACAAAAATTCACCGGTTAAGGAGCAGGCGAAGGAATTTTTGAACTGGCTCGTTACGTCCGATATCGGAAAACAATATGTAGCCAAGGAATTCAATCTGATTCCCGCGTTCAAGAGCATTAAGGCCGACTCGGCTGATGTGGGAAGCATTGGTGCTGGTCTGACGAAGTTTTCGGAGGAAGGAAATTCACTTCCGATGCAAGCGTCGAAAATGCCGGAAGGTCTATATACGGAAATTGCGCAGTCGATGCAGAAGTATGTGGCTGGAAAATCGACTCCCGATCAAATGCTGGCCGAATTCCAGGCATCCTGGAACAAGCTGAAAAAGTAG
- a CDS encoding sugar ABC transporter substrate-binding protein, with translation MTKKMGLVVLSLMLMFTLAACGANSANSTNSAQPSEGANSSSAPAEAATDELTPEPGAKLIFWHPKTPFSEYAVQEFQKKYNIPVTLQDVGYDAILNKYKADGPAGKGADVFVLGSLDLGDAVKSGSVLPNDYFEEDTKNMMLDQAIQSFTWDGILYGYPSYAYLPAIFINKDLVKDAKFETWDDIKAFAKKFNDIQNNKYGFFFEANTKDSAYPFMAAEGGYYFGKDGTDASDIGINNEGAVKGLEYFKSLKEILPLKAADASGDVKTSLWEQGKIAMIMDGTWNSGRYKKLPFKVESMPLPNMPDGKMAPVMTGVGGFFVGSYTQYPNAAKLFANFLMSEEMQMKINEVTGFLPLAKNLQNEELYKDDPVTLGFIRQLKQSHFYPIIPEMKVLAYSDTIITPAIEQIWDGADVKSSLDKAAQSLKDSIAGSQ, from the coding sequence ATGACGAAGAAAATGGGATTGGTAGTATTGTCTCTCATGCTGATGTTTACTTTGGCCGCATGCGGCGCTAACTCCGCAAACTCCACGAATTCCGCTCAACCATCCGAAGGCGCGAATTCCAGCAGCGCTCCAGCGGAAGCGGCAACGGACGAGCTTACCCCCGAGCCCGGCGCCAAACTTATTTTCTGGCACCCTAAGACTCCTTTCTCCGAATACGCGGTACAAGAATTCCAGAAAAAATACAACATTCCCGTAACGCTTCAAGATGTCGGTTACGACGCCATTCTGAATAAATATAAAGCCGACGGCCCGGCCGGAAAAGGCGCTGACGTCTTTGTTCTTGGCAGCCTTGATTTGGGGGATGCCGTGAAATCGGGCAGTGTGCTGCCCAACGATTATTTTGAAGAAGACACCAAAAATATGATGCTTGACCAAGCGATCCAGTCTTTCACGTGGGACGGTATTCTCTACGGTTACCCAAGCTATGCTTATTTGCCCGCCATATTCATCAACAAGGATTTGGTGAAGGATGCCAAATTTGAAACTTGGGATGACATCAAAGCTTTTGCTAAAAAGTTTAACGATATCCAAAACAATAAATATGGATTTTTCTTTGAGGCTAACACAAAGGACAGCGCTTATCCATTTATGGCCGCGGAGGGCGGTTATTATTTCGGCAAAGACGGCACGGATGCGAGCGACATTGGCATCAATAACGAAGGTGCGGTTAAAGGGTTGGAGTATTTCAAAAGCCTGAAAGAAATTTTGCCTTTAAAAGCAGCCGATGCGTCTGGTGACGTTAAGACCAGCCTCTGGGAACAAGGGAAAATCGCCATGATTATGGATGGAACGTGGAACAGCGGAAGATACAAGAAGCTGCCGTTTAAAGTAGAGTCCATGCCGCTGCCCAACATGCCGGACGGTAAAATGGCTCCCGTAATGACCGGCGTTGGCGGATTCTTCGTAGGGTCGTACACGCAATATCCGAACGCCGCCAAGCTGTTTGCCAACTTCTTAATGTCGGAAGAAATGCAGATGAAAATCAATGAAGTCACCGGATTTCTTCCTCTGGCCAAGAACCTGCAAAATGAAGAGCTGTACAAAGACGATCCGGTTACCCTGGGTTTCATTCGCCAATTGAAACAATCGCATTTTTACCCGATTATTCCTGAAATGAAGGTCCTGGCGTACAGCGATACCATAATTACGCCGGCGATTGAACAAATATGGGACGGCGCCGACGTCAAATCGTCATTGGATAAAGCTGCACAGAGCTTGAAGGACTCGATTGCCGGAAGTCAGTAA
- the moaA gene encoding GTP 3',8-cyclase MoaA, with translation MQIREEPMINDLLQRPLKDLRISVTDRCNFRCVYCMPKEIFGPDYPFLPKEELLNFQEIAKLAQIFAALGVTKIRLTGGEPLLRTDLPLLLDKLTSIQGIKDIALTTNGVLLPKYAADLKAAGLRRVSVSLDSLSDERFGYINGRGIGVEPVLKGIEAAARAGLKVKINMVVQKGVNDQDIVPMAKYFKDAGHTIRFIEYMDVGNTNGWNLDKVVTKQEIIDRIDRHVMPLEAVRGQYFGEVASRYRYKGTEQEVGIISAVSDAFCGTCTRARISASGSLYTCLFATEGTDLRELLRYGLSDDVLAGRIASVWNNRDNQYSAKRGRDTNEASGKQKIEMSYIGG, from the coding sequence ATGCAGATTCGGGAGGAACCTATGATCAATGACCTGCTTCAACGTCCGCTCAAAGATTTGAGAATTTCCGTCACGGATCGTTGCAATTTTCGCTGCGTATATTGTATGCCGAAGGAAATTTTCGGCCCGGATTATCCCTTTCTTCCCAAAGAGGAGTTGCTCAATTTTCAAGAAATAGCGAAGCTTGCGCAAATATTTGCGGCTCTCGGTGTGACCAAGATACGTCTCACCGGAGGCGAACCGCTGCTGCGAACCGATCTTCCGCTGTTATTGGACAAGCTTACTTCCATCCAGGGTATTAAGGACATCGCGCTGACGACAAACGGCGTACTGCTGCCCAAATATGCAGCGGACTTGAAAGCTGCGGGACTGAGGCGCGTGTCGGTAAGCCTCGACTCGTTATCGGACGAGCGGTTCGGCTATATCAACGGCAGAGGAATCGGAGTCGAGCCGGTGCTTAAGGGGATTGAAGCGGCTGCAAGGGCCGGGTTGAAAGTGAAGATCAATATGGTTGTTCAAAAAGGCGTCAACGATCAGGATATCGTTCCGATGGCGAAATATTTCAAGGACGCCGGACATACGATTCGCTTCATTGAATATATGGACGTGGGGAACACCAACGGCTGGAATCTTGACAAGGTTGTAACCAAACAGGAGATTATTGACAGGATTGACCGGCATGTGATGCCGCTTGAGGCTGTTCGCGGCCAATACTTCGGAGAAGTGGCTTCCCGTTACCGGTATAAAGGAACAGAGCAGGAGGTCGGCATTATTTCGGCGGTTTCGGACGCCTTCTGCGGAACATGCACAAGAGCGAGAATTTCAGCGAGCGGCTCCTTGTATACATGTCTCTTCGCCACGGAAGGAACCGACCTCCGGGAACTTTTGCGGTACGGTCTGTCGGACGATGTACTGGCGGGCAGGATAGCGTCCGTCTGGAATAACAGGGACAATCAGTACAGCGCGAAGCGGGGGCGGGATACGAATGAAGCGAGCGGCAAACAGAAGATTGAAATGTCTTATATCGGAGGATAG
- a CDS encoding alpha/beta hydrolase: MNHLDEYTELLSLLRAKSVTQFKDGYDFIVKKIPDSDNDGELDPRVLSVLQQQHQSEISADERKSELADLKAFEKIALRMRAGMMGSGSEDITGTDIETSKLAINGTNGTIPIRIYRPENEKKLPAVVFFHGGAFIGGTVDGMENVCKALSKKAGAVVISVDYRLAPEHPFPAGFVDCLDAVNWTWRSAEQLGVNRNQITVAGDSSGANFAAACALKDKESGAGMIKYQALIYPVVNNAEAITDDFRWSIDEYVINKHYEFIMPGIQEIKDNLEIIRQVYAKNLDASIPYISPLLAEQLNDLPEALILTAEYDYLRLEAEAYARKLSGCGVKTRLIQYNGTNHGFLDKLGLYPQAEDCLDEIAEGIRKCFDSIEQ, encoded by the coding sequence TTGAATCATCTCGACGAGTATACAGAATTGCTTTCTCTTCTACGTGCAAAATCAGTCACGCAATTTAAAGACGGGTACGACTTTATTGTTAAAAAAATTCCGGATTCGGATAATGACGGCGAACTTGATCCGAGAGTGTTAAGTGTCCTTCAGCAGCAGCATCAGAGTGAAATTTCGGCCGATGAGCGTAAATCGGAGCTTGCGGACCTTAAGGCTTTTGAGAAGATTGCCCTCCGGATGAGAGCCGGGATGATGGGCTCGGGCAGCGAGGATATTACCGGCACGGATATCGAGACCTCCAAGCTTGCTATTAACGGAACGAACGGCACTATCCCAATTCGTATATACAGGCCCGAGAACGAGAAGAAATTGCCTGCAGTCGTGTTTTTTCATGGAGGGGCATTTATCGGAGGAACAGTGGATGGTATGGAAAATGTATGTAAAGCTTTATCGAAGAAGGCCGGCGCCGTTGTCATCTCCGTGGATTACAGGCTTGCTCCCGAGCATCCGTTTCCGGCCGGGTTTGTCGATTGTCTTGATGCGGTGAATTGGACCTGGCGGAGTGCCGAACAACTTGGCGTAAACAGGAATCAAATTACGGTTGCGGGCGACAGCTCCGGAGCAAACTTCGCAGCGGCCTGCGCCCTGAAAGATAAGGAGTCGGGGGCGGGAATGATCAAGTATCAGGCGCTGATTTATCCCGTTGTCAATAATGCCGAAGCCATTACCGACGATTTCAGGTGGAGCATTGACGAGTATGTCATTAACAAGCATTACGAGTTTATCATGCCGGGTATTCAGGAAATAAAGGACAACCTTGAAATCATCAGGCAGGTATATGCGAAAAATTTGGACGCATCGATCCCCTACATTTCCCCGTTATTGGCTGAACAATTAAACGATCTGCCGGAAGCTCTGATCCTGACAGCCGAATACGATTATTTGAGATTGGAAGCCGAAGCCTATGCCAGAAAGTTGTCAGGGTGCGGAGTCAAAACCAGGCTGATCCAATATAACGGCACCAATCACGGTTTCCTGGATAAGCTCGGACTGTACCCTCAAGCGGAAGATTGTCTGGATGAAATTGCCGAAGGAATTAGAAAATGCTTCGACTCTATTGAACAATAA
- a CDS encoding carbohydrate ABC transporter permease has product MTGRTYSLKLFGVELLAFLLALVFLSPFYFVIVNSFKSFAELLTDTAGLPGVLHFENYLNAWNALNYPVAFKNTLIITIFSNMGLIIISSMAAYRLVRKKSRMNRFLFSMFMLAMIIPFQSIMIPMVKMFGWVNLMNTFTGVVIAYMGMGVSFTLFLYSSFIIAIPKEIEESAVVDGCTPYGTFFRIIVPLLKPMTVTVLVLNSLWIWNDFLLPMLVLQKPGLQTIQTATSSLFGQYMTQWDLALAVLVMGMVPVMVLFFMAQRHVIQGIADGAVKG; this is encoded by the coding sequence ATGACGGGCAGAACGTATTCATTAAAGTTATTTGGCGTCGAGCTGCTTGCTTTCTTGCTGGCGCTAGTGTTTCTCTCTCCGTTCTATTTTGTCATCGTAAACTCGTTTAAAAGCTTCGCGGAACTGCTCACGGATACGGCAGGTCTACCGGGGGTCCTGCATTTTGAAAACTATTTGAATGCCTGGAACGCCTTGAACTACCCGGTGGCTTTTAAAAATACGCTGATCATTACGATTTTCAGCAACATGGGCTTGATTATTATTTCTTCTATGGCCGCATATCGTCTGGTCCGCAAGAAGAGCCGGATGAATCGCTTCTTATTCTCGATGTTCATGCTGGCGATGATCATTCCGTTTCAATCGATTATGATTCCGATGGTAAAGATGTTTGGCTGGGTTAACCTGATGAACACTTTTACCGGGGTCGTGATTGCTTACATGGGGATGGGGGTTTCCTTTACGCTATTTCTGTACAGCAGCTTTATCATAGCGATACCGAAAGAAATTGAAGAATCGGCTGTTGTTGACGGCTGCACGCCTTACGGTACATTCTTTCGAATTATCGTTCCGCTGCTAAAACCGATGACGGTTACCGTTCTCGTGCTTAACAGTTTGTGGATTTGGAACGATTTCCTGCTGCCGATGCTCGTTTTGCAAAAACCCGGTCTTCAAACGATACAGACAGCCACCAGTTCGTTGTTCGGGCAATACATGACCCAGTGGGATTTGGCGCTTGCGGTGCTCGTTATGGGTATGGTCCCCGTCATGGTCTTATTCTTTATGGCGCAGCGCCATGTCATCCAAGGCATTGCTGACGGAGCGGTAAAAGGATAA
- a CDS encoding carbohydrate ABC transporter permease, translated as MQQIFFVGPAILFYSIVIAIPFFFGIYYSMTSWDGVSGNAVWVGLRNFSSIFFNDPEFVQSFWFTTRFTLTAVVLNNLIGFALAYLLSQPLKSRSVVRTIFFLPNVLGGLVLGFIWQFILVQGFPGIGKLTHLSFFNLPWLGTEATAYWALIIVSVWQGAGYLMVIYIAGLANVPKDLIEASVIDGAGKWQILKNIIIPLIMPTLTVCLFISISWTFKMFDLNYSLTSGGPYGSTESVAMNIYNEAFGNNRYGLGTAKALIFFVAVTVITLIQVKLTKSREVEM; from the coding sequence ATGCAGCAAATCTTCTTTGTCGGTCCGGCGATACTATTTTACTCCATAGTCATTGCAATACCGTTCTTTTTCGGCATTTATTATTCGATGACGAGCTGGGATGGTGTATCCGGTAATGCCGTCTGGGTAGGATTACGAAATTTTTCATCGATTTTTTTTAACGATCCGGAATTTGTCCAATCGTTTTGGTTCACAACCCGATTTACCTTAACCGCTGTGGTACTAAACAATTTGATCGGATTTGCTCTGGCTTATCTGCTGTCCCAGCCGCTCAAGAGCCGGAGTGTGGTTCGAACGATCTTTTTTCTGCCAAACGTGTTGGGTGGACTTGTTCTCGGGTTTATCTGGCAATTCATTCTCGTACAAGGCTTTCCCGGGATTGGAAAACTCACACACCTGTCTTTCTTCAATCTTCCTTGGTTAGGAACCGAGGCCACTGCATATTGGGCTCTTATCATCGTGAGCGTGTGGCAGGGAGCGGGTTACTTGATGGTTATCTATATTGCGGGTTTGGCGAATGTGCCAAAGGACCTGATTGAAGCTTCAGTAATTGACGGGGCCGGCAAGTGGCAAATTCTGAAGAATATTATCATTCCGCTGATTATGCCAACTTTGACGGTATGCTTGTTTATCTCCATTTCGTGGACTTTCAAAATGTTTGACTTGAACTATTCCCTGACAAGCGGTGGGCCGTATGGTTCTACCGAATCCGTGGCAATGAACATTTATAATGAAGCATTCGGGAATAACCGTTATGGATTAGGTACGGCGAAAGCGCTAATCTTCTTCGTGGCTGTCACCGTTATCACTTTGATTCAGGTCAAGCTTACAAAAAGCCGGGAGGTGGAAATGTAA
- a CDS encoding copper amine oxidase N-terminal domain-containing protein — protein sequence MKKLASLGCASILALAIVSGGTSFAAGEIEVIVNNNAGGQGTSAYLANGTTMVPLNVVRQIPGISVSWDNKTKTVTVMKGSKMISLVAGQKTAFADSGKITLSMPATLEKGRIMVPLRFIAEVSGAYVTWNSYSRTVYVAKADNRLMERLASGNLTDARRAVMQLPRVSKIRNLEPTPSSLEGQSFTYYFPEGEYKRFLIGGGDVVSYYEVVNERSQLIWTARLTGGAKTDSVLFFKETKAIEESGVRPILKSRLAYFHVMPHIGAASYGFIGPDGTVTELGTKDVTMNEEVVDIPEEQK from the coding sequence ATGAAGAAGCTGGCAAGTCTGGGCTGCGCTTCAATTCTTGCTCTGGCCATAGTTTCGGGAGGGACATCCTTCGCCGCTGGCGAAATTGAAGTGATCGTAAACAATAATGCAGGAGGGCAGGGAACATCCGCCTATCTGGCGAACGGAACAACTATGGTTCCCTTAAACGTCGTGCGGCAGATTCCGGGAATATCGGTAAGCTGGGATAACAAGACCAAGACGGTAACGGTTATGAAAGGCAGTAAAATGATTAGTTTGGTTGCCGGCCAGAAGACGGCCTTCGCCGATTCCGGTAAAATTACGCTCTCTATGCCGGCCACTCTGGAAAAAGGGCGCATCATGGTTCCGTTGCGTTTCATCGCCGAAGTCTCGGGCGCTTACGTAACCTGGAATTCCTATTCCCGCACGGTGTATGTGGCAAAGGCCGACAACAGATTGATGGAACGTCTGGCGTCCGGCAATCTGACCGATGCCCGCAGAGCGGTCATGCAGCTTCCCCGCGTAAGCAAGATCCGGAACCTAGAACCGACGCCATCCTCTTTGGAGGGCCAGAGCTTCACCTACTATTTTCCGGAAGGCGAATATAAGCGGTTCTTGATCGGTGGCGGCGACGTCGTCTCTTATTATGAAGTGGTGAACGAGCGAAGCCAACTGATCTGGACGGCAAGACTGACTGGCGGCGCAAAGACGGACAGCGTCCTGTTCTTCAAGGAAACCAAGGCGATCGAGGAGAGCGGAGTCCGACCCATACTGAAAAGCCGGCTCGCCTACTTTCATGTCATGCCCCATATCGGCGCAGCCTCTTACGGATTTATCGGCCCGGACGGAACTGTGACAGAGCTCGGCACCAAAGATGTCACCATGAACGAGGAAGTCGTCGATATTCCGGAAGAGCAGAAGTAA
- a CDS encoding LysR family transcriptional regulator: protein MNIVHLETFIIVCKYGNFTEAAKHLYVPQPTVTNRINQLEEELGQELFARGKSGKRNVQLTRAGERFLPHAQSVIDTLKMAKQEITHTTSLSIGSSVPLSHPFIYNVIQDLTNLNEHLNIHLIFLESSSILKALVDNVVDVAFTTDLMMNTCYQTYPLGSEEFNLILPAEHPLSSQPLLENFTCMEEENIIFYEPYKNSIADLTDLNFKKKLYSNQVEVIKSLIHEQHGICFLPPMILEKEIKNNEMVSIPLSENIQLNKINYYLTYNKENLSKKGIRLNQDNWTFEEVV from the coding sequence ATGAACATCGTGCATCTTGAGACTTTCATCATCGTATGTAAATACGGTAATTTTACAGAGGCGGCCAAGCATCTTTACGTTCCTCAACCGACTGTAACCAACCGTATCAATCAGTTGGAGGAGGAGCTCGGTCAAGAGCTTTTTGCAAGAGGAAAGTCAGGAAAGCGAAATGTTCAGCTTACGCGTGCGGGAGAAAGGTTTCTCCCTCATGCCCAATCCGTTATTGATACGCTCAAGATGGCCAAGCAGGAAATTACTCATACCACCTCGTTGTCGATCGGAAGCTCGGTTCCCCTCAGCCACCCTTTCATCTATAATGTCATTCAGGATCTTACCAATCTGAACGAGCATTTAAATATCCATTTGATCTTCCTGGAATCTTCCAGCATTTTGAAGGCATTGGTTGATAATGTAGTGGACGTCGCCTTTACAACCGATTTAATGATGAACACCTGCTATCAGACCTATCCGCTTGGCTCCGAGGAGTTCAACCTGATCCTCCCCGCCGAGCACCCGTTATCGAGTCAGCCCTTGCTGGAGAACTTCACATGCATGGAAGAAGAGAATATTATCTTCTATGAACCCTACAAGAACAGCATCGCGGATTTAACGGATCTGAATTTTAAAAAGAAGCTTTATTCCAACCAGGTCGAAGTGATCAAAAGCCTGATCCATGAACAGCACGGAATCTGCTTTCTTCCCCCTATGATTCTTGAGAAGGAAATAAAAAATAACGAAATGGTCAGCATTCCGTTATCGGAGAATATTCAACTGAATAAAATCAACTACTATTTAACCTACAATAAAGAGAATTTATCGAAAAAGGGGATTCGTTTGAATCAGGACAACTGGACATTCGAAGAGGTTGTCTAG
- a CDS encoding GntR family transcriptional regulator, translating to MDLANKLVKETTTMAVYRRLYDLVLSGRFPPGEWIRERELKEMLGVSSTPIREAMRMLVQERILESVPHHGVRVKELSVKELKDLYELRAELEGMAARIAAERGSSSHFKQMENLLNLEQAHRGNTADAMELNNRFHDLVVEAGGNLALKSTLHHLRAGISWIQVMAWNRNKERHALTDYQHRGIWEALVNRDPQLAQARMHEHIWDTISLMLDSRQEEASEQAGESDQAD from the coding sequence ATGGACTTAGCTAATAAGCTTGTTAAAGAAACGACGACCATGGCTGTATATAGACGGTTATATGATCTGGTGCTGAGCGGGAGATTTCCGCCGGGTGAATGGATCAGGGAACGCGAGCTGAAGGAGATGCTGGGTGTAAGCAGCACGCCGATTCGTGAAGCGATGCGCATGCTGGTGCAGGAACGTATTCTGGAATCTGTTCCCCATCACGGTGTTCGGGTCAAGGAGTTGTCGGTGAAAGAGCTGAAGGATTTATATGAGCTTCGCGCCGAACTGGAGGGAATGGCGGCCAGGATTGCCGCAGAGCGGGGGAGCAGCTCGCATTTCAAGCAGATGGAGAATCTTCTGAACCTTGAGCAGGCTCATCGCGGGAATACCGCGGATGCCATGGAATTAAATAACCGGTTTCACGATCTTGTTGTGGAGGCCGGCGGGAATCTCGCACTGAAGAGCACCCTGCATCATTTGCGCGCGGGAATTAGCTGGATACAGGTGATGGCATGGAACCGGAATAAAGAACGCCATGCGCTTACCGATTACCAGCACCGCGGGATTTGGGAGGCGCTGGTGAACAGGGACCCTCAGCTTGCCCAGGCTAGAATGCACGAGCATATATGGGATACGATCAGTTTAATGCTAGATTCCCGGCAAGAAGAAGCAAGCGAGCAAGCGGGAGAATCGGATCAAGCCGATTGA